Part of the Mangifera indica cultivar Alphonso chromosome 4, CATAS_Mindica_2.1, whole genome shotgun sequence genome, aaggaagaaagaaagagatcaaATTCAACAAGAATATTatgattgtttaaaaaaaaattgtatatacataCCATTTTTCCAATGGTTTTgtggaaaaaaattgttaatgtacaagaaaaaacaaaaaatatggaaaacattaaaaaaacaaagaaattaataatttagtcAGTACATCCTCTATTAAGTGAAATTTCAATACCTTACAAAGGTGTGGTTTTAATTACAACCCCTTTCAAGTTAAAAGAAGACTTAGAGAAAATTacaagaaatgaaataaaaattattatataacaaaataattctACGAATCAATACTTAGAAACAAGAGGACATCAGTTGAACAAAATTacaagaaatgaaataaaaattattatataaaaaaataattctatgaATCAATACTTAGAAACAATAGGACATCAATTGAACAAAATTGAAGATGTTATTAATCAACCAATTACTAAAGTCAtagataaaaaatcaaaacccttaAAAATTAGAACCCATGAACCTTTATTCATTCaacatgaaatttcaaaaaaaatttcacaaaatctttcaaacaaagatgaatttgcataagaaataaatagaaaacttaaccaattaaaattagagtttcaaactcaaatttaatcgTCCTTGATACTTAATTAGTTATATACAATATAGTTGATTTTATAGAACAAACAGAATTATTAGAAGATACATttgataatcaataaaattcatcCTTAgataattcattataaataaataaagtaatagcCCGTCTATTAATTGTTGGTTTTGCTGACTCTTTTAAAACTTGGTGGGATAATCATCttaaagaaaaacaacaaaatctaATAATGGGAGTTGTAAAAATTGATGATAATGGAACAACAAATTTAGACGGAGATGGGAAAACTATCTAAGACGTCATAAACACTAAAGGCAACGGATAGTCAcctatatatacaaaataatataggGATGATAAGGTGtgttataagaattaaaattctcataaatcTTGCTAAATGCACAAGTCATTTATGATGTTAAAATCTAAGACTAACAAGTGACACTAAAATTTGGATACGTTTATAGTTGTTGCATATCATAaaagtttgataattaattgtaaAAAGTAACTCCAATGGATAAAATCTAGAACCAATGGTATTAACCTCAAATAAAAACTGGTCAGGGTATGTCAATTGATGAGTTCCATTTAAGAACTCATGTGAAAgttgaaatctaaaaaaatattcacacaaataaaaccataaaattttttagttttatttagaTGAATATGATATCTGTATACAAAAGCAAGTCGAAGtacaatgataattttgaaattatatatatgtattagaaatttttaatttttttaattataaacaaatcGATTAAATAGGCTTCAAATAAGAATATACCTTAATGggtttctatttttgtttctaaatCTTAACAATAAGTCGACTTTGATTTTGATTAGGGAGATCCTCTCCCTGCTACTTTTAGAGCTATCAACCGGGTTTATTAAATTAGGATTGGCTTGTTCAAGCTCAAACCTATAAGAAATTTTAGGTTCGGTTTCGAGCCTAATCATTTAGACCTccaattcattaatttttttaggtctTAGACTTAGTTTTGACCTATTTTagattcatttataattttaaaaatccgTAGAaacatctttttaatttttgaacaaatttgaaaactatatctttgctcataataaattttttggtcTATTAAATCTCAGACTCAGACAATCTTTATGTATTGAATGAACAAATTTTTATCACTTGGTCCACTCGAGACCTGATTTTTATCTAGTTTGAAACTAAATTTTCTTGATGAGTAATCAAACCTTCTATATCCAATTCACTAGTCTTAGCTAaaggccggtttggcccgtaaATCAAACCGAAAGTGGCCCTTGGAAAATCAGAACTAGAATCGTCAGAAtcagaatttaattaaattatcatttttcattcttttaatttttaatactctttcaatctttcaatcaaattatctcaaattcaattaaattctttctttatttttattaattctaattttaatttctataatttaattattattatctttctattatacaatttcataattaattataaaatttatctctataaattgaaaaattaaatccaaaaagatacataataaatttaattaaaaaattaagtctaagtttaatttttaatttttaattattataattattaattaaaaataagtcaaTACCTTGAATCAGAATCAACGGTTTAATATCGATTCTAAATCACGATCATGAACCaaaacaatcaattttaaaCCAATTATAAACCGTCCTACAATGGTTcgaattcaaaatttcttttttttttgtcaaatcatAAACTACCAGTCTTGAATTGAAACCACTGGGTCATGAATCGTGACCAAGTCTACAATTCATAGTCCTAGCTACCCTAAACAGGTATTTTGGATATCTGCTAACCTGATGGGAACTACATAAATTCCCGCCAAAGACAACTAACTGAACTCTCTATAAAAAAATCTACCCGCAGCGACCTCAAAATCTATTATGCTTCAATGGCGATCAAGATTCCAACTCTCCTCACTCTCTTCACCTTCCTCCTCTTCTCAACAACGACCGTAACTTCTATCTCCACCAGCGATCTTGACGCCCTCCTCACTCTCCTCCGCGCCAACGGCCACTCACTCTTTGCCAACGCCATCTCCACTTCCGACCTCCTCTTCGATCtcctctctctcccttctttaACTCTTCTTGCCCCCACTGACCCTTCCCTTTTTGCCCTCGACATGGCCCAAACACCCTCGTTTTATCTCTCCACTCTCCGCCTCCACGCCCTACCCCGCCGCGTCTCTTGGTCAAGCTTCCTTCACCTCCCCAACGGCTCCTCCCTCCCCACGCTCTTGCCCTCGTGTCAATTGCGCCTTACCAGACGCGATGGCGCCAATGTTGTTCTGGTTGTTTCTTCAGGCGGCGGCGCCGCCGTTCAGGTTGTCATGCCCGGGTTGTTCTATGGTAACCATGTTGCTGTACATGGATTGGCCGGGATTCTCACTTTTCGCTTCAAGACAGCCAACTATTCGGTTTCTCACCCGAATCGCACCGTTTTTTATCCTCCGGTTACAAGATTTCCGTTTGCTCCGTTAAGAATTCCAGAGATTTTGCCGACTAACCACAACAATCACCATTCCTCTCCGGTTAACCGCACCCTTCTTTGTCCTCCGGTGCTGATTGATCACAGCAACGATTCAGATCATGTCTCTCCAGTTAACCGCACAGTTGTTTCTCCTCTGATGCCGACAGAAATCAGAAACCATACAGACCATGTCTCTCCGGTTAACCGCACCATTCTTTCTCCTGCTGTTAACTACTCCTCAGCCTCTCCTTCACCAAATCCAACAGATTCTTCTCCTGTTCCAGCACCGGCTCCTATACCAGGTCATGATGCTAACG contains:
- the LOC123214243 gene encoding uncharacterized protein LOC123214243 — protein: MAIKIPTLLTLFTFLLFSTTTVTSISTSDLDALLTLLRANGHSLFANAISTSDLLFDLLSLPSLTLLAPTDPSLFALDMAQTPSFYLSTLRLHALPRRVSWSSFLHLPNGSSLPTLLPSCQLRLTRRDGANVVLVVSSGGGAAVQVVMPGLFYGNHVAVHGLAGILTFRFKTANYSVSHPNRTVFYPPVTRFPFAPLRIPEILPTNHNNHHSSPVNRTLLCPPVLIDHSNDSDHVSPVNRTVVSPLMPTEIRNHTDHVSPVNRTILSPAVNYSSASPSPNPTDSSPVPAPAPIPGHDANAAPKLRKNSDVATGSSEFVVSPGFVGTGDDDGGVENRIGW